The following proteins are encoded in a genomic region of Deinococcus multiflagellatus:
- a CDS encoding competence protein CoiA family protein, which yields MRYAWYNGERVEAISGKIGRCECCDADVQGCYGAIRRYWRHLNVEDCDTWSENEGPWHREWKARFTASQSQDEVTIRKPGDAVGHRADIQTRHKVVIELQHSYLAANAVQARERFYGELANGMMWLFDLTEKSDNFELKD from the coding sequence GTGCGCTACGCCTGGTACAACGGTGAACGCGTGGAAGCCATATCAGGCAAGATTGGCCGTTGTGAATGCTGTGACGCTGACGTGCAGGGCTGCTACGGGGCGATCCGGCGGTATTGGCGGCACCTGAATGTCGAGGATTGCGATACATGGTCTGAAAATGAAGGTCCCTGGCACCGCGAGTGGAAGGCACGGTTTACCGCCTCTCAATCTCAGGATGAGGTCACCATCCGGAAGCCTGGAGACGCCGTAGGCCACCGTGCTGACATTCAGACCCGTCACAAGGTCGTGATCGAGCTCCAACATTCGTACCTCGCTGCGAACGCCGTACAGGCACGTGAAAGGTTCTACGGCGAGCTGGCGAACGGCATGATGTGGTTGTTTGATCTCACTGAAAAATCCGACAACTTTGAGTTGAAGGACAA